A genomic stretch from Cloacibacterium caeni includes:
- a CDS encoding polysaccharide biosynthesis/export family protein, whose amino-acid sequence MMKKFNLLILLVFLVLTSCVNVQDVRYLQPNENLVLNSEGLISYDNMPKYRVTRHDILKLNIITTSKGDAAQFYSSLHAQQGGATSGGGSNNSSGGGNGSSFYFNGLRLDDQGEVYILGIGKIKAEGRTLDEIANDIQNKVNENFLPEKSEARLFLEGIKYTFLYDLQGRSLQKTATDVSVNILEAIAENGGLDRSVDRKNVIIYRKFPEGIKKAQIDLTREDLQNSPYFWLQNGDLVVFNTRAKSFYGFGKEPLQTLTTGVSILTTALSIYLLITKL is encoded by the coding sequence ATGATGAAGAAATTTAACCTGCTCATTTTATTAGTGTTTCTAGTGTTAACTTCTTGTGTAAATGTACAAGATGTAAGGTATTTACAGCCCAATGAAAATCTTGTTCTTAATTCTGAAGGACTTATTTCTTATGATAATATGCCCAAATACCGAGTGACGAGACACGATATTCTGAAGCTGAATATCATTACTACTTCAAAAGGAGATGCAGCACAGTTTTACTCTAGTCTGCATGCTCAGCAAGGTGGAGCAACTTCTGGTGGTGGTTCTAATAATTCTTCAGGAGGCGGTAATGGTTCTAGTTTTTATTTTAATGGATTGAGATTAGATGATCAAGGCGAAGTTTATATTCTAGGAATTGGCAAAATAAAAGCAGAAGGTAGAACTTTAGATGAAATTGCAAATGATATTCAAAATAAAGTAAACGAAAATTTCTTACCAGAAAAATCAGAAGCAAGACTTTTTTTAGAGGGAATTAAATACACATTTCTCTATGATTTGCAAGGAAGATCACTGCAGAAAACTGCTACAGATGTATCTGTAAACATTTTAGAAGCTATAGCAGAAAATGGAGGATTAGATAGAAGTGTAGACAGAAAAAATGTAATCATTTATAGAAAATTTCCTGAAGGGATAAAAAAAGCTCAAATTGATTTAACCAGAGAAGATTTACAAAACTCCCCATACTTTTGGTTGCAAAATGGAGATTTGGTAGTCTTCAATACCAGAGCGAAGAGTTTTTATGGTTTTGGAAAAGAGCCTCTACAAACGCTTACTACTGGAGTTTCTATTCTTACTACAGCACTTTCGATATATTTATTGATAACTAAATTATAA
- a CDS encoding glycosyltransferase family 2 protein — translation MMKISVIVPVYNVENYLEKCLYSLVNQNLQEIEILVINDGSTDNSQKIIEVFQSKFPQKIKAFTNKNGGLSDARNFGIERAIGKFIAFVDSDDYVSVTMMEEMYGLAKKHEAEIVICNLQKVDENGIVTQKLTQIPNLPEKIDLEKYFSVFSDISYFACNKIFKRELFEGKRFQKGMHFEDIELIPHILLQCKTLAKTDAFHYQYLERSNSISKSHTERGLDILKAVKNVEFAFENSEYSNKKTELKNFQILEGVYTFLAYLAFVKEDEVYQKMSSELKKFIKERKISTFEILKYQRFGKNYLLSLPLKKQVYYLLYFFGFEKLIRKIV, via the coding sequence ATTATGAAAATATCTGTAATCGTTCCGGTTTATAATGTAGAAAATTACCTGGAGAAATGTTTATATTCTCTGGTGAATCAGAATTTGCAGGAAATAGAAATTCTAGTCATCAATGACGGAAGTACGGATAATTCTCAAAAAATTATAGAAGTTTTTCAAAGTAAATTTCCACAAAAAATAAAAGCTTTTACAAATAAAAATGGCGGTTTAAGTGATGCGCGAAATTTTGGAATAGAGAGAGCAATAGGAAAGTTTATCGCTTTTGTAGATTCAGATGATTATGTTTCGGTAACAATGATGGAAGAAATGTATGGTTTAGCAAAAAAACACGAAGCCGAAATTGTAATTTGTAATCTTCAGAAAGTTGACGAAAACGGAATCGTGACTCAAAAACTCACACAAATTCCCAATTTACCTGAAAAAATAGACTTGGAAAAGTATTTTTCGGTGTTTTCGGATATTTCTTATTTTGCTTGTAATAAAATTTTCAAACGAGAACTTTTTGAAGGGAAAAGATTTCAAAAAGGAATGCATTTCGAGGATATCGAATTGATTCCTCATATTCTGCTTCAATGTAAAACTTTGGCAAAAACAGATGCGTTTCATTATCAATATTTAGAAAGAAGTAATTCTATCTCAAAATCTCATACAGAAAGAGGTTTGGATATTTTAAAGGCCGTGAAAAATGTAGAATTTGCATTTGAAAATTCGGAATATTCCAACAAGAAAACAGAACTGAAAAACTTTCAAATTTTAGAAGGTGTTTATACTTTTTTGGCGTATCTCGCTTTTGTAAAAGAGGATGAGGTGTACCAAAAAATGTCTTCGGAATTGAAAAAGTTCATTAAGGAAAGAAAAATTTCAACTTTTGAAATTTTGAAATATCAAAGATTCGGGAAAAACTATTTGCTTTCGCTTCCTCTGAAAAAACAAGTGTATTACTTGCTGTATTTCTTCGGTTTTGAAAAATTAATTAGAAAAATTGTTTAA
- a CDS encoding EpsG family protein — protein sequence MFTIIAGVVLILLAGFRYYVGADYPAYKNLFVGFSIYTDYSDVFNKAIFKKSAEEIEWIFVLINKIIFDLGMPFYIVTLVMAIITISLKLSTIYKFSPLPALSTLFYFMPVFFFEDSGQMRQGVGIAICVFSFRYIVERNLMMFLLCIYLSLGFHKTSIVFLPAYWLVNIPMNSKRILWALVICLLLSPLEPYKLFGEMFTSLLPQDVSGGYDAYVNDSQFGGDLEYGITDIVKIFFIITLLIFEKEGSKKIAYFEYMRNLAVFGLCMYYLFRGTRIFAIRLPGVYMFFLTMFVIPSLIYAVEDKVKKVLISGYLLYLTLMYFNFAKSNGNAGNFTPKAYRNVLWK from the coding sequence GTGTTTACTATAATTGCGGGAGTGGTGCTTATTCTTTTAGCAGGATTTAGATATTACGTGGGAGCAGATTATCCAGCTTATAAAAATTTATTTGTAGGGTTTTCTATTTACACAGACTATTCAGATGTCTTTAATAAAGCAATCTTTAAAAAATCGGCAGAAGAGATAGAGTGGATTTTTGTATTGATTAATAAAATCATTTTTGATTTAGGGATGCCATTTTACATCGTTACTTTGGTAATGGCTATTATCACAATCAGTCTTAAATTATCTACCATTTATAAATTTTCTCCTCTTCCTGCATTGTCTACTTTATTTTATTTTATGCCAGTATTTTTTTTCGAGGATTCTGGACAGATGAGGCAAGGTGTGGGAATAGCAATTTGCGTTTTTTCTTTTCGGTATATTGTAGAACGTAACCTGATGATGTTTTTACTCTGCATTTATCTATCATTAGGATTTCACAAGACCTCTATTGTTTTTTTGCCAGCATATTGGTTGGTAAATATCCCCATGAATAGTAAGAGAATTTTGTGGGCATTGGTAATTTGTTTATTGCTTTCACCATTAGAACCGTATAAATTGTTTGGTGAAATGTTTACCTCGCTTTTACCTCAAGATGTTTCTGGTGGTTATGATGCGTATGTGAATGATAGTCAGTTTGGTGGCGATTTAGAATATGGAATTACAGATATTGTAAAAATTTTCTTTATTATTACTTTACTTATTTTCGAAAAAGAAGGTTCTAAAAAGATAGCCTATTTTGAATATATGAGGAATTTAGCTGTTTTTGGTTTATGTATGTACTATCTTTTTAGAGGGACTAGAATTTTTGCAATTAGATTACCGGGAGTTTATATGTTCTTCTTGACTATGTTTGTGATTCCAAGTTTAATTTATGCAGTAGAAGATAAGGTGAAAAAAGTTTTAATATCAGGATATTTATTATACTTAACATTAATGTACTTTAATTTTGCAAAATCTAATGGTAATGCAGGTAATTTCACTCCTAAAGCATATAGAAACGTGCTTTGGAAATAA
- the topA gene encoding type I DNA topoisomerase, with translation MSKNLVIVESPAKAKTIQKYLGKDFEVKSSFGHIRDLPKKGMGIDLKTFTPDYEVSADKKKLVTELKAAVKKAEIVWLASDEDREGEAIAWHLAQELKLKEENTKRIVFHEITKNAILKAIENPRKIDQNLVNAQQARRVLDRIVGFEMSPVLWKKVKTGLSAGRVQSVAVRLVVEREQEIRNFKPTSSYKVEGVFSNAEKQDISAKLKKDFTKENEAEAFLEKSQNVEFKVLNVETKPGSRSASAPFTTSTLQQEASNRLGYNVTSTMRIAQRLYEEGYITYMRTDSVNLSQDAISAAKDFIEKEFGAEYSSPRNYTTKSASAQEAHEAIRPTDFGVKTIGDAQLNKLYQLIYKRTLASQMANAKIEKTVIEIGNSALPSHFEAQGEVIVFDGFLKVYGISKTEEDDEESNEKLLPKVNVGEVLSYKKITATEKFTKPAARYTEAALVRKLEELGIGRPSTYAPTIQTIQNRGYVDKREILPQEREIVKLSLGKSGLKKEVLTEKFGGDKNKFVPTDIGEVVNEFLINNFNEILDYGFTAKVEQDFDDIANGSEKWKESLKSFYDNFHPKIEDVEENADRATGERLLGVDPKSGKNVYARMGRYGAMIQIGENDDEEKPTYASLLPTQNINTISFEEALELFKIPFDLNEFQGKPVSVGVGRFGPYVKWGDAFISIGRGTDPFSVTQEVAENFIKEKIEADAPIATYKGEPVTKGTGRFGPFVKYKDLYVNVPKKYDFDNLTQGDIEELISAKLEKEANRYIQQWEKEKISIENGRWGPFIKFGKGMFKIPKKEDGSKFEAEELKTVSLDEVKKWITDQDKTAFSEKKKPAAKKTVAKKPAAKKK, from the coding sequence ATGTCAAAAAATCTAGTCATCGTAGAGTCACCAGCAAAAGCGAAGACCATTCAGAAGTATCTCGGGAAAGATTTCGAAGTGAAATCTAGCTTCGGTCATATCCGAGATTTACCCAAAAAAGGAATGGGAATAGACCTTAAAACCTTCACGCCAGATTACGAAGTTTCTGCGGATAAAAAGAAATTGGTAACTGAACTGAAAGCAGCGGTGAAAAAAGCGGAAATCGTTTGGTTGGCTTCCGATGAAGACCGTGAAGGAGAAGCTATTGCTTGGCATTTAGCACAAGAATTAAAACTCAAAGAAGAAAATACCAAACGTATTGTTTTCCACGAAATTACCAAAAATGCAATCCTAAAAGCGATTGAAAACCCAAGAAAAATTGACCAAAATCTCGTAAATGCTCAACAAGCAAGAAGGGTTCTCGACAGAATTGTAGGTTTTGAAATGTCGCCAGTACTTTGGAAAAAAGTGAAAACAGGACTTTCAGCTGGTAGAGTTCAATCGGTTGCAGTGAGATTGGTGGTAGAAAGAGAACAAGAAATTAGAAATTTTAAACCAACTTCATCATATAAAGTAGAAGGAGTTTTCTCGAATGCTGAAAAACAAGATATTTCTGCAAAACTGAAAAAAGATTTCACTAAAGAAAACGAAGCGGAAGCATTTTTAGAAAAATCTCAAAATGTAGAATTTAAAGTTTTAAACGTAGAAACTAAACCAGGTTCTCGTTCTGCTTCTGCACCTTTTACCACTTCTACATTGCAGCAGGAAGCGTCTAATAGATTAGGATACAATGTAACTTCTACCATGAGAATTGCACAGCGTCTCTACGAAGAAGGGTACATTACTTATATGAGAACAGACTCCGTAAATCTATCTCAAGATGCAATTAGCGCTGCTAAAGATTTCATCGAAAAAGAATTTGGGGCAGAATATTCTTCGCCAAGAAATTACACTACGAAATCTGCATCTGCTCAAGAAGCGCACGAAGCAATTCGTCCGACTGATTTTGGGGTGAAAACCATTGGTGATGCACAACTCAATAAATTATATCAACTCATTTATAAGAGAACTCTAGCTTCTCAGATGGCAAATGCAAAAATTGAAAAAACCGTAATTGAAATCGGGAATTCTGCTTTGCCAAGTCATTTCGAAGCGCAAGGTGAAGTAATTGTTTTCGATGGTTTCCTAAAAGTCTATGGAATTTCAAAAACTGAAGAAGATGATGAGGAAAGCAACGAAAAACTATTGCCAAAAGTAAATGTAGGCGAAGTTTTAAGCTATAAAAAAATTACGGCTACCGAAAAATTTACTAAACCAGCAGCAAGATATACGGAAGCTGCTTTGGTAAGAAAATTAGAAGAATTGGGAATTGGTAGACCTTCTACTTATGCACCAACGATTCAGACGATTCAGAATAGAGGATATGTAGATAAAAGAGAAATTCTTCCACAAGAAAGAGAAATTGTAAAACTTTCTTTAGGAAAATCTGGACTGAAAAAAGAAGTTTTGACGGAGAAATTTGGCGGAGATAAAAATAAATTCGTTCCTACAGATATTGGCGAAGTGGTGAATGAATTCTTAATCAATAATTTCAATGAAATTTTAGATTATGGTTTTACTGCAAAAGTAGAGCAAGATTTTGACGATATTGCCAATGGTTCAGAAAAATGGAAAGAAAGTTTGAAAAGTTTTTATGATAATTTCCACCCGAAAATTGAAGATGTAGAAGAAAATGCAGACAGAGCTACTGGTGAGAGATTATTAGGTGTAGATCCTAAATCTGGCAAAAATGTATACGCCAGAATGGGAAGATATGGTGCGATGATTCAAATTGGGGAAAATGATGATGAAGAGAAACCAACTTACGCTTCACTTTTGCCAACGCAAAATATCAATACCATCAGTTTTGAAGAAGCGCTAGAATTATTTAAAATTCCTTTTGATTTAAATGAATTCCAAGGAAAACCAGTTTCTGTTGGCGTAGGAAGATTCGGGCCTTATGTAAAATGGGGAGATGCATTTATTTCTATTGGAAGAGGAACAGATCCTTTTTCGGTAACTCAAGAGGTTGCAGAAAATTTTATCAAAGAAAAAATAGAAGCAGATGCGCCAATTGCCACTTATAAAGGTGAACCTGTAACGAAAGGAACGGGAAGATTTGGGCCATTTGTAAAATACAAAGATTTATATGTAAATGTTCCGAAGAAATATGATTTTGACAATCTTACTCAAGGAGACATAGAAGAACTCATTTCTGCAAAATTAGAGAAAGAAGCAAATCGTTATATTCAGCAATGGGAAAAAGAAAAAATTTCTATTGAAAACGGAAGATGGGGTCCTTTTATTAAATTCGGAAAAGGAATGTTCAAAATTCCTAAAAAAGAAGATGGAAGTAAATTTGAAGCAGAAGAATTGAAAACCGTTTCTCTGGATGAAGTAAAAAAATGGATTACCGACCAAGATAAAACAGCTTTTTCTGAAAAGAAAAAACCTGCGGCAAAGAAAACAGTTGCTAAAAAACCTGCAGCGAAGAAGAAATAA
- a CDS encoding glycosyltransferase family 39 protein has product MQKISDKLLINVLLPIVLLTTVFYGFNSAYFPYSTLEKLPDYYYSNVYNFRFISRDALVWFFEQFNAVFTSLNPTLKEYASQYGTPFYHSFFLFNAFFLVLTSWCLNELFALKTFAKTSEVVKIIIHTFILLLISITSYVLTPYDSPALFLFAITVFFTLKYFEERKPKQLIFISALIFISTLNRETSSLNIAFLGALFLDKEILKKEKLQKFTRIIALPVFAFLLAYISVRIFMKTDEATVSEGIYLVQNLTKPNNILGILFFIIFIRWCQKISSSQQNIGKISAFLLLCSPYLLMILMVGILWEIRLFIPIIIGMILLSQMNFEEEI; this is encoded by the coding sequence ATGCAGAAAATCTCTGATAAACTCCTGATAAATGTATTGCTACCAATAGTCCTTCTAACGACGGTATTCTATGGCTTTAATTCTGCGTATTTTCCTTACTCAACATTAGAAAAACTACCAGATTACTACTACAGCAACGTTTACAATTTTAGATTTATCTCCAGAGATGCTTTGGTTTGGTTTTTTGAACAATTTAATGCCGTTTTCACGAGTCTAAATCCTACTCTAAAAGAATACGCATCACAGTACGGAACTCCCTTTTATCACAGTTTTTTCCTTTTCAATGCTTTTTTTCTTGTGCTCACTTCATGGTGCTTGAATGAGCTTTTCGCACTAAAAACATTTGCTAAAACTTCAGAAGTGGTCAAAATTATAATTCACACCTTTATTTTATTGTTGATTTCTATTACTAGCTACGTTTTAACACCTTATGACAGTCCTGCATTATTTTTATTTGCAATTACCGTATTTTTCACACTGAAATATTTCGAAGAAAGAAAACCAAAACAACTCATTTTTATTTCAGCACTCATTTTTATTTCTACCTTAAATAGAGAAACTTCTAGCTTGAATATCGCTTTTTTAGGTGCATTATTTTTAGATAAAGAAATATTGAAAAAAGAAAAATTACAGAAATTCACCAGAATCATTGCATTACCCGTTTTTGCTTTTTTGTTGGCTTATATTTCGGTGAGAATTTTCATGAAAACAGACGAAGCAACCGTAAGTGAAGGTATTTATTTGGTACAAAATCTTACCAAACCCAATAATATTTTAGGCATCCTATTCTTCATTATTTTCATCAGATGGTGTCAAAAAATAAGTAGCTCACAACAAAACATTGGCAAAATATCAGCATTCTTGCTTCTTTGTTCGCCTTATTTATTAATGATTTTAATGGTGGGTATTTTGTGGGAAATCAGGCTTTTCATTCCCATCATTATCGGAATGATTTTGCTCTCTCAAATGAATTTTGAGGAAGAAATTTAA
- a CDS encoding glycosyltransferase family 4 protein: MDKIDAFFQTINFPSFYLKVILSFITSLLITYYSIPTIIKISRRKNLMDEPGQRSSHERKIPNLGGIALFFAISVSASIFAYQLFDLYKFLFASLVILLYIGVMDDIVVMRAYKKLVAQLVVSALLVIGSDVRIRNLFGVFGVYELNYFLSVVFSIITFIILVNAFNLIDGIDGLAGSYGLICFGLFGISYYRLGEYNYPLVILSTTIMGSIIGFLFYNLSDRTKKIFMGDTGSMVLGFLLTFTAICFIDIFIAKRGPGVVYYHLNSAPVIAVAILILPIIDTLNVIIIRLAEKRSPFEADKNHIHHKLLRMGLSHKRATFYIISYYLFIVLVAYFLRHIENNSLLVLIIGLGFLGAYLPDLLVRRKINN, encoded by the coding sequence ATGGATAAGATAGATGCGTTTTTTCAGACAATAAATTTTCCGAGTTTTTATTTAAAGGTGATACTTTCTTTTATCACCTCGCTTCTTATTACGTATTATTCTATTCCTACCATTATAAAGATTTCTAGGAGAAAAAACTTGATGGATGAACCAGGGCAAAGAAGTTCTCACGAAAGGAAAATCCCTAATTTAGGAGGAATAGCTCTGTTTTTTGCCATTTCTGTAAGTGCTTCTATTTTTGCCTATCAATTGTTTGATTTGTATAAATTTCTGTTTGCTTCATTGGTTATTTTGTTATACATCGGGGTGATGGATGATATTGTAGTGATGAGAGCCTATAAAAAATTAGTAGCACAATTAGTAGTTTCTGCTTTGTTGGTTATTGGTTCAGATGTAAGAATAAGAAATCTTTTTGGCGTTTTTGGCGTTTATGAACTCAATTATTTTTTGAGTGTAGTCTTTAGTATTATTACGTTTATTATTTTGGTGAATGCGTTTAATTTGATTGACGGAATAGATGGTTTAGCAGGCAGTTATGGATTGATTTGTTTTGGACTTTTTGGGATTAGTTACTACCGGTTAGGAGAATATAATTATCCGTTGGTGATTTTGTCTACTACTATCATGGGAAGTATAATTGGTTTTTTGTTTTATAATTTATCAGACAGGACCAAGAAAATTTTTATGGGAGATACGGGTTCTATGGTCTTGGGTTTTCTATTGACTTTCACTGCAATTTGTTTTATTGATATTTTTATCGCAAAAAGAGGTCCAGGTGTAGTTTATTATCATTTAAATTCAGCGCCGGTGATTGCTGTTGCGATTTTAATTTTGCCAATAATTGATACTTTAAACGTTATCATTATAAGATTAGCAGAAAAGCGTTCACCTTTCGAAGCAGATAAAAATCACATACATCATAAATTACTGAGAATGGGATTATCTCATAAAAGAGCTACTTTTTATATAATATCTTACTATCTTTTTATAGTTTTAGTAGCTTATTTTTTGAGACATATAGAAAATAATTCTCTCTTAGTTCTTATAATTGGTTTAGGTTTTTTAGGAGCTTATTTGCCAGATTTGTTAGTAAGAAGAAAAATTAATAATTAA
- a CDS encoding arginase family protein translates to MNIEDIIISPKKIETQPWQLGSVITNEIPENGILLVFCSDYRGGKGNAVAKNFDTVREEFYKLSKFDFEIPICDLGDLISGKSLQDTHYILQEILSSCLYKNTVPIVVGGGNDLSIAMIHALNFHQKNIRYTQINNKIDLSNEGDEISEQNFLQKIFNSKLLSLKDYHHLGYQKHLNEIDAVKLMKSVEFDVIRLAEMMRNTDRIEPFFRRADLVTLNCDAVESFAEPFSVNPQINGLNRREICAVMKEIGLGENLKMAGIFNFNADAENILNHQLLAQMLWYLLEGIDIQKTHPKERHYDTFWVLIDDQEFAFKRDSFTGLWYFGSDENIQKCLPCSQYEYDLAKNGVLSERLLRV, encoded by the coding sequence ATGAACATAGAAGACATTATCATCTCACCAAAAAAAATAGAAACTCAACCTTGGCAATTAGGAAGTGTTATAACCAATGAAATTCCAGAAAACGGGATTTTGTTGGTTTTCTGTAGCGATTACAGAGGCGGAAAAGGAAATGCGGTTGCCAAAAATTTTGATACAGTAAGAGAAGAATTTTACAAACTTTCGAAATTTGATTTTGAAATCCCGATTTGTGATTTGGGAGACCTTATTTCAGGGAAATCGCTTCAAGATACGCACTATATTTTGCAGGAAATTCTTTCGTCGTGTTTGTACAAAAATACGGTTCCGATTGTTGTAGGTGGCGGAAATGATTTGTCTATTGCAATGATTCATGCGCTTAATTTTCATCAAAAAAACATCAGATATACTCAGATTAATAATAAAATTGACCTTTCCAATGAAGGCGACGAAATTTCAGAACAAAACTTTTTGCAGAAAATTTTCAATTCTAAATTATTGAGTTTGAAAGATTATCATCATCTTGGTTATCAGAAGCATTTGAACGAAATAGATGCGGTGAAATTGATGAAAAGTGTAGAGTTTGATGTGATAAGATTGGCCGAAATGATGCGAAATACCGATAGAATAGAGCCTTTTTTCCGAAGAGCAGATTTGGTTACGCTGAATTGTGATGCGGTGGAAAGTTTTGCCGAACCTTTTTCGGTAAATCCGCAGATTAATGGCTTGAACAGAAGGGAAATTTGTGCTGTGATGAAAGAAATTGGCTTAGGCGAAAACCTTAAAATGGCAGGAATTTTTAATTTCAATGCAGATGCAGAAAATATCTTGAATCATCAATTGTTGGCGCAAATGCTTTGGTATTTGTTGGAAGGAATAGATATTCAAAAGACACATCCGAAAGAACGTCATTACGATACTTTTTGGGTGTTGATAGACGATCAAGAATTTGCTTTCAAAAGAGACAGTTTCACAGGATTGTGGTATTTCGGAAGTGATGAAAATATCCAAAAATGTCTTCCCTGTTCACAATACGAATATGATTTGGCGAAGAATGGAGTTTTGAGTGAGAGACTTCTAAGAGTTTAA